The genomic stretch AggtcgttaaaaaaaaaaacgaaaactaacaaccttcttttttttctttttctttttttaagtgattatACTTAAATAATAACCCTTAACATGTTATACATAAACAATAAAGTAATATTATtggactttttttatttattttatttttaacttttttgggtttaaaatcggaattaatttaaaaatgtatttgagCCGAGCTGAGTAGTTGATAAGGCACTAAGCTTGCCTAGTTTGCACAAGGTTTTTCCTTGGCAAGTTGAGCTCAAGCATATTTTTAACAATCGTCACGAACTTGAGCTGATTAACTCGACcttaagtaaaaaattaaacaaaaccaaGCTTGCACATTCATTACCCGCTCAAACTCGGCCATTTATCCCCGAGTTATACACATAGAATACATATAAGAGAAAAGCAAATATCATCCCTACAAAACCAGTGAGGTCAATGAAATGGTGAGAAGTCACTCGTGTATAATGAGACAAGCAAAACATCCCCACCAAACAGTGGCTTCTCACCATTTCATTTACTCCACTGGTTTGGTGGGGATGTTTTGCTTTTCTCTTTGTTGTTTTCTCTATTTCCTAGTTTCTCATTATTcttcctcttatatatatatatagctttagGGTGATCAGAAAGGCATGCATGCTGCCTTGCTAGCCCAACTACTACGTTCATTTCAACTTCAGGTTCTGTCTCTCTTCTCTCCAACGTAGGCCAACAGTGCTGGTTAGCATTGAGCTTTGTGTTGTAATGTATTGGGTTTAAATCATATTTTGTCAGcaaagaaatgttattttgttatttctcGTTCATTCTTGGAATTTAGCTTTTCTTTCTCCATTTGTGTGCATTTGTTATTCTCTGTCagtttattttcatttgtttttctttcttaactCTACATGATAGAAACTTGTCTAATTTGATGCATGGCTTTAGGTGCAGATTCTCCATcttgctatatatatagtcttattaTTAGTGCATGACTGAAGAATATAGGAACTTAATTTATGGAGTTTGATCACCATGAAAATAACCATTTTACTGTcacgatttttgtttttgttacaTTTAAAGCTGTAAAATGGTGctatatcaaaattttaaatgattacGTATATACATAATTGATATTGCTATACAGTTCTTTCTCGTTCATCTTCCTTATGTGTGAAAGTATTTACTTACTAACTTACTTATTCGCCAAGATGCTTCCGTtacttgaaatttttattttttttttgacgtgttcgCTTTTGAGATTGGTGTGGCTCTGGCTTTGTGGTGGAATGGGTCCAGAAGCTACTTGGGCCGCTGGAatgctaattgtttttttacCAATCCTTGTCATAACTTTAAAAAGTATCTAGAATTTATTCCATCCCGATACTTTCAATTTTTCCCTCTAGAATTTCCAACCAGTAGAGTTAAGGATTTTTCCATTGAAATCCTAATGAGGAATCATAcatattgtcaaaatttcaaaataccaTTATTTTttgaggtattttttttttttttttgtaaaagtttAGATGTTGAATTAGAGTTTAATGGAATGTATAAAAATACCCATACTtgaatcttgaaaaaaaaaaaattaataaaaaaatagaggtaATTTGataggatttaacggaaaatcctaatggaggggtgaaattaaaaaaaattgaaagatgagTAAGCTAAATTGACACTTTAAAGTTTTAAGGGTATGAGCGCAAAAATGATGAAAGGTTATTTGTAGTAAGTGAAATTTTGCCGAAGTAATAAAAACTCATTAAATTGCTTCAAAAGTACTCTAGTATCAAGTAACCTGATATATGTACCTGCATTTTCAGAGAATTCTCCCCCTCCGCCAACCAACCTAGGGATGTTTATAGTACTAGTCTTGTTGGTTGCATTCCTGGCTTGGGCATGGCAAGCCATCCGCCCTCCGCCTCCCAAAATCTGCGGCAGCCCCGGCGGCCCACCTGTAACAGCACCTAGAATAAAGCTCAGGGATGGAAGGCATTTGGCCTACAGGGAGCATGGAGTGTCAAAAGAAGTGGCAAGATATAAGATTATTTATATTCATGGGCTCAGAACTTGTAGACATGATCTAGTGGTTGCAGTAAACATCTCTCAAGTACTGAATCCTTTAAGAttgaaattatttattcatagtTGGGTTAATTTCCAGGCCTTGGTTATCTCAATTATAAGTTGAATTAATTAACTTCATGGTGGAAATCATTTTCAGGCATTTTTTGAAGAACTTGGACTCTACGTTTTGTCCTATGACAGACCAGGCTATGGAGAAAGTGATCCACATCCGAAACAAACAGTGAAAAGTTTGGCTTTAGACATAGAAGAGCTTGCTGATCAGCTGGACTTCGGATCCAAATTTTATATAATGGGTAATTCTATTGGTGGCCAGCTTGTTTGGGGCTGCCTCAAGTATATTCCTCATAGGTAAGAAGAAGCCAAATATATGCTATTCCATCATTAAACTTCAGAATCTATGGGATTCTCCTTTGCAATAATACTTGAATTCAAGTGATATGTAATCCCAACATTGTGCAATAGTTGTGTGATAGAAATGTAGTATATAACGTTACTCCTATAATTAAGCATTTGAACTATACCAATGAGGGTGTGGTTTAGTGGTCATTCAGGTTGTATCACTTGGGGATAGATCCAAGGTCGAATTCCGCAATGAGAAGCGAATGGGGTTATTGGTTTGTCCATTAGTGTTGGCTGGTCTTGAGCCTTTCAACCCCAAAAgatagctcaagaggtgagattttttctcacacttataaaccgATCActagccccttccacaaccgatgtgtgATAACACTCtaacaatctctccctcacacatcgggccctGGGTCGGAGCAAAAACAACCTGTTTCTTCTATGAACTGTTGGACCAGGACTTGTTGGTTGAACCTGAACTCTAATACCAGTGTTGGGTGGTATTGGACCCCTCTCAACCCCAAATCTagttcaagaggtgaggctttccttcacacttataaattgaccaCCAACCTCTTCCACGACCGACGTGGGATAATCCCAACAATTAGCTTGGGTGCTACTAGAGTTCTCGATGAGACTGGTGTTAAACTATGACTTGAtcggttttgaaatttttgcaGAAGGTTTGCAatattggaaatatatatatatatatatatatatatatatatatataagctttatATCTTACTTATATTCTCTAATTTTCTTGGATGTATGTCTACAGGCTTGCAGGAGCAGCACTACTGGCTCCTGTGGTGAACTATTGGTGGGGAGGATTTCCTGCGAAGATGTTAAGAGAGGCCTATTACAGAGAGCTGCCTCAAGACCTGTGGGCGAATCGAGTGGCTCACTATATCCCATGGCTAACCTATTGGTGGAACACCCAGAAGTGGTTTCCTGCATCAACCGCTGTGGTCGGTAACATTAATACATTATCTCCTCAGGATTTTCAAATAATCTCCAAGATTGTTGGGACAAACATGTCTAAGGTATTTGAAATTTTCCTTCTTAATTACAATACTCATGGTGGAGTGATCATGCTTGCATTGAATTCCCAATCTCTAATGATCTTTGCATTGAATTTAACTTATCAAGCACGTAACAGGATAATTTCGAGTAGGTTTTAGAGGGAACATAGCTTCTTAACAATGTAAGTTGTCAAATATTATCTTCTTTGAAATGGAATGGCTATTTCTATAGAATAGtaatttctttgtttggttcCGACCTATATTCCTAGGAATGGTTATTTtcatagaaataaaaatacccCCACGtacccccccctcccccaaaaaattttttttttgggacaatgtccctcctaaactaccaaataattgacaatgtcccccaaggttagaaaaaagacaaaaataaccctaaatgattttcaataagataaaatactccaataaatttgaagaaaaaataataataataataatttttctttaagaaaaaaaaactatatatatatatatatattgtaaatttgCACACCATagttagttattattattattgaattttattaagggtatttttgtcattggggagggggacattgacaattttggtagtttggggggcacattgtctcaattgaaagtttgggggacattgttaattgaatggtagtttgagaagggtatgtggactttaccctattttttattttattttaaacttaaaaacaaaataaaataataaaataaacttaaaaataaagtgggtggcatATCTGCGTTATCTCCATACTTATGTTTGTAACATCTCACATGATCGAggtggtgtttgttaaacacacCAAACACCACAATTCCACTAAacactattcatctcattttttcaaaaaaaaatcattaaaacattctcactttttatatcacataattcactttttatatcacatcatttactttttactactattcaaatacaaaaattactacaaaacaaaaaattttcactttttaattccACTTTTCTACTTTgctataccaatcattattttctttttgattattttttttattgtgaacaGTGTCTTAGAAAAGccttgttgtttaacaaacaaggcctctAGAGTGTATAACCATTTAGGAAAAGCATTAATAGTTATATCCCTG from Corylus avellana chromosome ca1, CavTom2PMs-1.0 encodes the following:
- the LOC132167730 gene encoding uncharacterized protein LOC132167730, with the translated sequence MFIVLVLLVAFLAWAWQAIRPPPPKICGSPGGPPVTAPRIKLRDGRHLAYREHGVSKEVARYKIIYIHGLRTCRHDLVVAVNISQAFFEELGLYVLSYDRPGYGESDPHPKQTVKSLALDIEELADQLDFGSKFYIMGNSIGGQLVWGCLKYIPHRLAGAALLAPVVNYWWGGFPAKMLREAYYRELPQDLWANRVAHYIPWLTYWWNTQKWFPASTAVVGNINTLSPQDFQIISKIVGTNMSKTQFFMQTQATQQGVFESMHRALMIGVGKWEFGPMDIENPFPNNEGSVHVWQGDEDRIMPVTLQRYIANKLPWIQYHEVPGAGHLFPIGAGMSEVIIRALVSGDK